The following DNA comes from Bombus affinis isolate iyBomAffi1 unplaced genomic scaffold, iyBomAffi1.2 ctg00000059.1, whole genome shotgun sequence.
cagtggaaacacccggtggctgcttagtgcctccattaagactctccctctcttgtctgtggtcgatcctccccaacaggttgactttgcgttgaagtctccggccacgacgaccttgtcgtgtcttctagcagcgctcttcgtcatagtcgacagcgtgtctatgtattcggagtatgctagcatatttatgttgggcgaacagtatccgctgaagcagatgacgtcgccgacgcggacgcccactatcccgtcgctcttgacctctgttgtttcatcaggcagtttgccgttgaggagtgtgacccatatcgaggcgtctcctttggtgtcattaaaccagtgcggtagctgcctgttcggctcggaaattattattatatccggcctaagttcgatcgcgcattggtgcatcatatcctgcgccagcttgcatctgttgaggtttatctgcagtatcctcatttatacgCTTTCAACCGcgttctatattctggacaagccagggatccggttacgtggtcaaatttcactcctttccccttgctgcagatggagcagcagggtgcgttgacgcaggcagctatcgtgtggtctttggctccgcacttcctgcaaatctcctttccagggcttatcgccgtgcatttgttcgcgatatgcccgaacatgtgacatctgaagcactttaccacattgggtagtgcctttatcgaggctatcgtcaagccggttctgatcttccggctcgccccctctttggccagataggctttcggcatcgtcactattgccgattgggtgccccacggcgccatttttagggtctttacttcaacctcggtgatgtcgcttatgcccagttgcattactatctccctggctagttcttccttgcctacgagcgggtctatatccctgatctctacggatgtcttgtcgcgcattggtagcgctctcaccttgcctcttagcgccgtgttcatatccgccgcagTCTTTTTGGCGTtactacctgctttcagctcgatcagaatgtcacctgttctggtcctcctaattccacagctctcttttagggtctcccttacccccatcaagtctttgtagacctggatccactccttgtcttgccctactttgacgaggatggcttcgggtctgttacgtatcctcatcggtccctccggcctctttggcttgtccaatgccgcccttccttcgttcgccttcctgaccaccgtcggggtgtccgttctttttcctctccttccgcggacagggatccagtcttcctttacatcgctgtccgtgcagtccgtagtcgcttttgccgagctgttgccggcacaggctcctgcgtaggaggcctccacggtcgttggtctctttctcttggtgtcgcccttcccctcgacgggcgatatctcctacctttttccttccttctcctcactcctccccggaggggtggtcatcctggtggccgtggctgtctagcgttcctcttgagcctcatctcgtccaacatcgagtggagcttgatcgcttttttactgatagcgtccctccttttcttgatgtcggtatcctttttgctcatgaggtggtgtctgctacctatgcattggatttcgcggaggacttctgtgatgatttccgtcatcgccttgcattctctcattttgatgacgatactgtcctcgtcattgcatttggtctcggccgttgctctgttcgccatggccttcctcctgagacattcccttggtgccgccgcttcgctgccgctgtccgacatttccgccggtgtgtctagctccgaggtgctggccgcttcgtccctcgttgccatcggctggctcctggccaggcttctcgttgtcttgcacgcgctcccctccactggggactttctcatatatctggtgatcttgtcacctttcaagattttttccttggcgattcgggtcgccttttcggtgggtggtgtcttttccttgagtgcctccattggcatctcgacatcctcgatgattcccgcgatgtcttcatcaaattcgaggtatcttcttgtgcttttcttgcacatcttttcctctgtgacaactgcaggtgtttcttggtccccggtcgtgtttaccgaacgaggggaggccctgggatcgaccttcccctcgccatTCGTCCAGTCGCTGGGTGACCGtcaggtcgagcctgggacgctactcgaatccccgacggggcctggaagctccgaaaccccctgagccgtaagtttacttaccttatagtacttgtccatattgtatttgtatctttaatatacatatatgtcggGGTAGCGGTAGGATTGGGGGTagaggtgttcgatgaatcttcgttgatattggccattgatgcggtgtaacaatggtagagtttattggcacaagtgagtggtattacagcgttggtaattaatcacaatgttagatgcTCGCGGCGCTATGATaatggcctcgggtccggtaacgaatccgcggtcaacgggatgtcgaacgtgtatacttcgtggaagtctaagttatattccGGTCGCCACggaacaagcactacgtaccggagaattacttgtatcgtcgttaaaatcgtacgaaagagtgtctctccatcacggtgacgctgtcgaggaaaaccatgatgggtgtgcctaagggcacgagatcatcggattcgtggagaaaagtcttcattcggaaagtgagggaaattggagttaccgctaattggtcaatttccgtgttgatggttggggaagggtgctagccgcccttaagagaaagtcgccatcgggtcgcgtcgttcgtgagaaaaatatacttctccaattttcccatagttggaacaaaggctgtttgtcggtttgaaggactctcgttaaatagatcttaagatttatagcgggttctcgggctagccgaacatgtaccgtggagacgcatcaacatctggtaaccgttttactcgaagcatagtctgcgtgtggcgagccacgggacagaaaccattgagacatttaccatcgcaccctgtcccaagcatttcttttaaggagagttatagagtcacttcctgccttggtttaaacaaaacgttcatccccttgaccgcgactacgttcggcgactggtcgtcgcctcgagcccgagctcactatcataaatctcgaataagtacagtcggatcgaaagacaacggttttcttaatacggctatggtgaaatctaaattacagtactaggtgtcttcccaaagttccgaggagaaggctccggtgctctttcatctccgacatatatatatgtatgtatgtttgaaatggatgtccttcgacgtagccggtcgtcgtataatcccactgtatccttccgcgtgtatgagATTCGAtaaacttgccgatgtcgtcgtaaagtcgccagtcgtatgactgatgaccggatatttctaaaactagcaatgtcactatcactgtgcgacgcggggagttttgactggccctccacgggggcgctctccaccactccttggttacccaggtagcccgcacggtggcgcttcggtcgcgcggcccaagatggcctccgctctgccgctaacctcacttttcacacacagcactttcaatcgtttctctcgcctctataccagcgagctcccctatttcttgtattcccactcattccggagcactagaaacttcactttcgtgcacgtttcggcccgaattctttaatttacccagatatttcggttatgcctacggagcgacgtgcacgtgtccgttctgcttgccgccatcatttgATCCCCCcaacagccgactcaaactactcactatggaaagcctccaggaaactcacgcgccccccacaaataatacctccaatccgccgtccgcagggtggatgggcgcgtagccctatagaaaaagccaacctatttgccaaacacttgactgaagtattccaaccccattcctccatagctgcagcggacgtcaccgaatacctgcacactcccttccaaatgtcccctcctattgaacccttcacttctgcagagatcatagaagcaatcagtcgcctaaaccccaaactcacgacctaataggaaataaagcaatcaaggaacttcccataaaagggattgcactcatcgcatcaatctttaacgccatcctccgccttgaacacttttctaaggcgtggaaaatctcactaatcaccctcatccccaaacccggtaaaccaatatatgaaaccagctcctatcgcccaatcagtcttttacctaccctgtctaaactattcgagagaatgctcacgaatcgtctccttccactcgtagaagaattgaaaacactcccagaccaccaattcggcttccgaaaacaacactcaacagtagagcaaatccaccgcataagccacatgatcagccaaacccttgaaaagaaaaaatactgctcagccgcattcctagacatccaacaggcattcgataaagtatggcatgaagggctactctacaagcttaaaaaaatcctgccccacccatactactccatcttaaaatcctacctaaccaacagacaattcatagttaaatgtctagacgccacttccgcaacattcccaatagaatctggcataccacaaggtagtttcctcggacccctactgttatccatctacactgccgacttacccatatcaatcgaggtaacaatagcaacatttgccgacgacacagcactattagctacccacgcagacccggcaattgcctcatccactctccagcgaagtctcgactccatggaaaagtggttctaaaaatggggttttaaaataagcgaaaaaaaatcctcccgtgtaaccttcacgctccgaaaacaaacctgcccccaggtcaccattaacaacacaataatcccaagcaaggactccgtaagatacctgggcatgaccctggacaggaggctaacttggaaaaaaaaatatctcagaaaaaacaaagcaactaaaggaaaaactaagaaaattctgttGGCTCACGGgctgacgctccaaactaaacatacaaaacaaaataaccctctacaaggccgtaataaaacctgtctggacctacggaatccaactatggggaacagcaagtaactccaacattgaaatactcgaacgcttccaatcgaaaacgctaagatccctattaaatgcaccctggtatgttaccaacgaaacaatccaccgtgacctcaagatacctacagtcaaagatgaaatacacaagtccagaagcagatataacacaagagtcaacaaccaccacaacccactagtcacccaactactggacacgacggaccagatccgcagactaaaaagaaaatacccactagattaaatccttagttctactagaatcaacaatataaagctattataatccatgtcattgtaccaCGCCAAATtatgttactgaaaattctcaacgagaattgattgtaaatattctaataaataaaaaaaaaagaaaaaaaacctgcattgattgattgttgaggcgattactagcggaaggcaagcgactacttgaccaattggcttgccgttcttttcgtgagtagcgttctaagtcggctgctttcttttcagcttcttcaagattcaagggttcaatgattaataatgttcggcctattTCGCGCCTGAatccctttaggtacacacggacaatcttctttgtagtttcttcgatcattagcttgcgtagaagtggttgtgggtactcgttggttactgcgtacagtaaacggttgagtattcttctgaaccgaatattaaaactctgcactgattcttcccgtccctgtctcaactcttttaattgttcccgatattcttccgaagtcacttgagctgccacattgttcctcagtgcgttgtacagatcactgtagcactcaatggggatgttgcggatactttgagctgcttttcctacgattttttctgcctttattgcttttagcaataaatcttgctccatgcaacggtctttcatactgctcacttctttgataaattcttccacacctacatcatcgtctccgttgagcattggaatacaacgtattgcatccttaactcacagagtggaaagagcgggtggaaaatagcctctttcttcaacctcgggttgttcggtgtcgatgtgcgcaggtggaatgactggaatcgttaacccagtcggttcgcgtgccctaaccgtactcccggtgcgattaatcgctgtcgattcactttcgttgctttcagtaatgatggaaccagaatcatcggtcgcaagggatccgaacccagtccgtagccctgcgacggttctcctaatatttccgatttctgctacccagcatctatttgtttcgtcactttgcatagacaaacgtaacatatcctcttgtaaacgggcaatactctcttgctgtttttgaatgctatccaatattgttcgcaacgttggatccgttgaggtagaagtttgagattcgtttgtcttagacatcttcctgctttcgggcgaagatgagtcttggctactgaagctagattttctttcacggtaacgtacgaaggaatccagtttaccttccattgtcacttcactcggttcgtgatagttacttcgttgttgcggatgaccgtagtcccaaataattctatcttccgtagatgatgaatgtcttttggtttccgaacaaacacttttcactatcctggcagtaatcgccaaaaatgtcacgtaaaataaaaagcaggaggctcgaacgaaaagaaaaaattaagataacaaaaaacaagagaatttatttctgaatttacactgactgcgattttgttctgagctccagccgtgactttccaagactgaagctcttacaatttgactttcggtaacatctgtttcttctttgtttgtcatccctcaatatccccactaccctgtaggcgtacgtgaccgttgtcacacttctaggacattcggtggaaggaccgttaggatacagatgactcattaggcacttcggcgatatacattgtcgccaaggccgccacatctctatctccatcatcggtccatcggatttgaagtatgccggtcgtgacaagagcaaggtcgttcaagatgaaatcctcggcccttgttaaatcgtctcagtcggggtcgaacaatgcgttcgccagcatcctcgtttctcggtgattgcacataaagctgccattactagaacttcagtgggcggtaagcgctggtgctttttccagtctcgcgttcgcgcttactcttacgcacagttcgccgctgcactcgcgtgcgtttgcagccgcgttcatccgtccatgtggctgccagtcgtagcacgaagctcgttcatagcgtttactccactttttcgttgaaaccttctgtccgggggtatcgcgatcgacccgagatccgatcgatcgtcttatccttctgtccttttcgcgaaagtcgttcgaatttctgtgacgcgcgcgtggaaaatactggcgcgaatcttcgagttagtgagaatctttggctcgaatttgatgattcgttcgcgtgggaatcgcacgtcgaggcgtgcgattgtcgcgatcgctcttatcgctcgctccacttacgttccgcttcgttctaccgactactagtttgctgcattcccggttactttactggtggtgaatcgttaatcgacgcgagttaccgccgacgagtttgttacgatacgcaagtacagtggaaaaaggagtttagcgaaacagtttcgtaaagctaaacgattggacgaatcgaaaggaattggaagtcgttctaagaattctgttcgaagacagctttgagaaggcgaacggcgattgaaaaaagaagaaattgaaagacgtcgaaggaaatcgagaaacgttcgaattcaacgaggcagtttcgtacgcctagagaggatgatcgaaggaaattgagaaagattcgtctgtaatttaagattctgtatcaatttggtataaataggtcgagcaaatattcacggttaatcttttcgataaaacactacctacaaaaccactgcattctatgatttcatttcatctctggtgtaccgtagaatcgttcccttttccattatttcgatcgattaaacaacaccctgtgtattaaaaccaacgattcaccttcgtattacttccgcgcgagctacgtgatgaagcgcgagacattgaaaatgttagaacgcgagagtatcgtcgcatccgcgtctatatgacacggcgtttcgaaagcgttacgaaccggctaaatgaaatgagaatatcgggtctgcgaattagctgctttcatcgcgataactacgtctgcgagtgaacgagcatgcctggcgagttttgggtagccagaaaatcctattgaaatttcgatcaaagcgcgcgagacatgacgcgatcgaaacttcccagttttctcctcgccacgtggctgctcggcacgatcgctactaagtcgcgaatgagcgactttctgcaaagcttgcaggagtacgagatcgtttaccctcgagtgatcccgaatgagagcgcgcggaacagaaaaTCGACCCACGAataccgagaaacttggcgcgagtatctccaccaagagccggtgttcctcgagatcagcaactggaccttaaggaccatggccaacgatccattgatactgtcgtcgaatttcaccgtggattgggtgcgccagggtaaaaccaagtccgagcgacgtaacgccaaggcgaactgcgatcttcgacaaggcagcttggaaggagacgcgagttccttcgtcgtcgtgacgatatgcgaagaagaagtatacgccttgatgttgatcgggcagagatcgttcttcgttcagccgctgacgaatggccagcatgtgatgtttcagccgaaaaacgaaaagtggtggtcgatcaggaataattcgagcttcgtgtctgtgaatccggaaaatcctgcaggtgagaaggatcgttatcgcgatggcttttcatctttcgttagacggttggatgtaggtgattggttgatcgatttaccgacttccttgccaattatgttataagcttcttactttgcgatccgccgttaattgcttcttctattctaaaattgactctgatcgtgatactgtaagaactgatagcgtcgatatgataataccatacatagagtatgagagtaatcgtagtacaaatgaatatatatatatattcggtttaataaatttaatttaataaatttaaaccgtcaaacaggaagggcttaatctgcaggcaaaaagaagaaaaagaaataatcatttacaaagcgaacgaccatt
Coding sequences within:
- the LOC126926793 gene encoding uncharacterized protein LOC126926793 isoform X2 codes for the protein MANDPLILSSNFTVDWVRQGKTKSERRNAKANCDLRQGSLEGDASSFVVVTICEEEVYALMLIGQRSFFVQPLTNGQHVMFQPKNEKWWSIRNNSSFVSVNPENPAGKSNKFEVEESKRKSKRSKRDSLSHDVQGFYNLSGDVFDVEFPEAEKLILYDEKDDVSTEYNDTIVEELSIDVNPVEKCSVGMTASY